One genomic region from Lycorma delicatula isolate Av1 chromosome 1, ASM4794821v1, whole genome shotgun sequence encodes:
- the LOC142329705 gene encoding hexamerin-like: MKYSAALLFAVFSLTAASVLQKQEDVADYYNNNNNNGNNNNGNNNNNGNNNQGYQQFFEKQRDVLRLLTNLQHNNPYQDLVQLGRNFNPFQNVNNFYNKPAVNHFLNNFAQNNFLPKDDVFTPSSQQHQNQVAQLFHFFYSAQDWNTFKAAAAWARERINPQQFAYAFTAAVLNHPATQGVVVPALYEVVPHDFVPATAIQQIYKARFQGHPYSYVYANYTNQNENNQYYNGYSNQHNNNNNNNGQNNNNGNNNRYYYYGPHNPNAVFAVNDGSQDNNAGTPENPENRVSYFTEDVGINAYHAGFHVQNPAFFGANNNNNYFDSIFNNFNNNNNQNYNNNNYYYNYKAAKRGEAFYYAHQQFYARYVLERLSNNLPIPQPINFNDKIEPGYNPNLQYANGQAVPARPPNTYFQQQQKNDNNNNNNAQQPNNNQAQNPQVYEQRLQEVADTGFVQNPDGSKTNINNQYGLGILANIAANPADSPNSAYYGNYFAAGKNAIGFIVDPNNQNGVAPGAAANFATASRDPAYYQFLAKLNQIFYNFQNNFGPYNPNELNFPGVKIQTFDVSRLVTYFDYFNVNVDNAVNNHNNNGNQNSNNNNGQYYVKFQRLTNQPFNYKLNVQSNRNTNAVVRVFIGPKYDSNGQQFTLPQASQYFVQLDQFTVQLHNGQNVIQRNSQQSPLFVHDAPSFQQIYNQLQQAKQGNQGFFANQASNKFWGFPQRAQLPKGKPSGQEFTFYAIITQANNNQNDNNYNGNNQNNNQNYNRNNQNSNVNFNNQVYDIQFYDNKSLGFPFNRPVQDAYYNTPNQFFKTVTIYHKGQNNNN; this comes from the exons ATGAAGTACTCGGCAGCTCTCCTGTTTGCAGTGTTTAGCCTAACCGCAGCATCTGTCCTGCAAAAGCAGGAAGATGTTGCAGACTattacaacaacaacaataataatggcAATAACAATAATGGCAACAATAATAACAACGGAAACAATAACCAAG gttacCAACAGTTTTTTGAAAAGCAGCGCGACGTTCTAAGACTACTCACTAACTTGCAGCATAACAATCCTTACCAAGATCTTGTTCAACTCGGAAGGAACTTCAATCCATTCCAAAATGTCAATAACTTTTAT aataagcCCGCTGTGAATCATTTCTTGAACAACTTTGCACAAAATAACTTCCTTCCCAAGGACGATGTTTTTACACCAAGCAGCCAGCAACACCAGAATCAGGTAGCACAGCTTTTCCACTTCTTCTACAGCGCTCAGGACTGGAACACATTTAAGGCGGCCGCTGCATGGGCCAGAGAAAGGATCAATCCACAGCAATTTGCTTATGCTTTCACAGCTGCAGTCCTCAACCACCCAGCTACTCAAGGTGTTGTCGTTCCTGCTCTCTATGAAGTAGTACCTCATGATTTTGTTCCGGCTACAGCTATCCAACAGATCTACAAAGCTAGGTTCCAAG GTCACCCATACTCCTATGTTTATGCTAACTACACAAACCAGAATGAAAACAACCAGTACTACAATGGTTACTCTAATCAgcacaacaacaataacaacaacaatggACAAAATAACAACAACGGAAATAACAACAGATACTACTATTATGGCCCACACAACCCCAATGCCGTTTTCGCTGTTAATGACGGATCCCAGGACAATAATGCCGGTACACCCGAGAACCCAGAAAATCGAGTCAGTTACTTCACTGAAGATGTCGGAATCAACGCTTACCACGCTGGATTCCACGTTCAAAATCCTGCTTTCTTTGGcgccaataataacaataattacttcGACAGCATCTTCAACAactttaacaataacaataatcaaaattataacaacaataattattattataactacaaaGCGGCCAAACGCGGAGAAGCTTTCTATTACGCACACCAACAGTTCTACGCACGCTATGTTCTTGAAAGGCTCTCTAACAACCTTCCAATTCCACAACCAATCAATTTCAACGACAAAATtgag CCCGGTTACAATCCAAACCTTCAATATGCCAATGGTCAGGCAGTCCCTGCTCGCCCACCGAACACTTACTTCCAGCAGCAGCAGAAAAAcgataacaataacaacaacaatgcTCAGCAACCAAACAACAACCAAGCACAGAACCCTCAAGTCTACGAACAACGTCTCCAGGAGGTCGCTGATACCGGTTTCGTTCAAAAT CCAGATGGAAGTAAAACCAACATCAACAATCAATACGGTCTTGGAATATTAGCCAATATCGCCGCTAACCCTGCTGATTCTCCAAACTCTGCTTACTACGGTAACTACTTTGCCGCCGGTAAGAACGCCATCGGTTTCATCGTCGACCCTAACAACCAAAACGGAGTAGCTCCAGGTGCAGCCGCCAATTTCGCCACTGCCTCAAGGGATCCGGCCTACTATCAATTCTTGGCTAAATTGAACCAGATATTTTACAATTTCCAGAACAATTTTGGACCTTACAACCCCAATGAG CTTAATTTCCCTGGAGTGAAAATTCAGACCTTTGATGTTTCTCGTTTAGTCACCTACTTCGATTACTTCAACGTAAACGTAGACAATGCAGTAAATAATCACAACAACAACGGCAATCAGAACTCGAATAATAACAACGGCCAGTACTACGTTAAATTCCAGAGATTGACCAACCAACCCTTCAACTACAAGTTAAACGTCCAGAGTAACAGAAATACAAACGCCGTCGTCCGTGTCTTCATCGGACCCAAATACGATTCCAACGGACAACAGTTTACTCTTCCACAAGCCAGCCAGTACTTCGTACAGCTTGATCAGTTCACAGTACAAT TACATAACGGTCAGAACGTAATTCAAAGAAACTCTCAGCAATCTCCACTCTTCGTGCATGATGCTCCAAGTTTCCAACAAATCTACAATCAACTCCAACAAGCAAAACAAGGAAACCAAGGTTTCTTTGCCAATCAG gcTTCTAACAAATTTTGGGGTTTTCCACAACGAGCTCAACTTCCAAAAGGTAAACCAAGTGGACAAGAATTCACCTTTTACGCTATCATCACTCAAGCAAACAATAACCAGAATGACAACAACTACAATGGAAACAACCagaacaataaccaaaattacaacagaaataatCAGAATAGCAACGTAAATTTCAACAATCAAGTCTATGATATTCAGTTCTACGACAACAAATCCCTTGGTTTCCCATTCAACAGACCAGTCCAGGATGCTTATTACAACACTCCAAACCAGTTCTTCAAAACTGTCACCATCTATCACAAAGGACAAAACAACAATAACTAA